Within Bacillus sp. E(2018), the genomic segment GAGATAAAAATAAGTGCTGCTGCAGTCCTGTAAGAATTTCGGGCCATCTGTTAACAAATGTATCTTTCATCGTTATCAAAAAGTTATTCAATGCCCGCACCTCCTTCAAGAGGTTTTTGTGCGGAAATATTTAACCCAGCTAAACCGCGCATCATAGATGCACGTGTGATTAATCCAACTAGTTTTCCACTATCGAGTACAGGAATCATATGAACACCATGGGTTGCGAAGATTTCTGCAACTTCCGTGTACGTAGAGGAAACATCGACCGTAATGATCTCTTTTTCCATCAGATCACCGATGGTCTTGTCTTCTTCCCGATAATGCTGTTCGATTTTATCGAGTGTAGTGATTCCTAGAAGCTTGTTTTGCTGGTCTGTGATCATGAGGCTATCTACACCATATCGCTTCATCATTTTTAATGATTCCGCAAGTCCTCTCGTCACTTTCGCCGTTACCGGATTCGGTCTCATAAGATCTACTGCTTCTGGCATGGACGATTCATCAGCAGACAATCGGTTCTCACCAATAAATCCTTTAACAAAATCATTTGCAGGATGACGCAAAATGCGTTCTGGTGTGTCAAACTGAATGATTTCTCCCTTATTTAAGATCGCGATCTTGTCAGCAATCTTAATCGCTTCATCCATATCATGTGTAACGAAAA encodes:
- a CDS encoding ABC transporter ATP-binding protein, yielding MITFKNVGKTYPDGFEALKNIDFQINEGELVALIGPSGCGKTTTMRMINRLIEPSKGTILIDGEDIANRNPVELRRNIGYVIQQIGLLPHMTIEDNISLVPRLKGWEKEKYDGKVDELLDLVGLDPKTFRTRYPSELSGGQQQRIGVIRALAAEPPIILMDEPFSALDPISREQLQDELVKLQDTIKKTIVFVTHDMDEAIKIADKIAILNKGEIIQFDTPERILRHPANDFVKGFIGENRLSADESSMPEAVDLMRPNPVTAKVTRGLAESLKMMKRYGVDSLMITDQQNKLLGITTLDKIEQHYREEDKTIGDLMEKEIITVDVSSTYTEVAEIFATHGVHMIPVLDSGKLVGLITRASMMRGLAGLNISAQKPLEGGAGIE